In Atribacterota bacterium, a single genomic region encodes these proteins:
- a CDS encoding TRAP transporter substrate-binding protein translates to MANINFKKSILVVSICLVAVFLVSLSALAEPRLVLRSGDDSTEEYPYHIAFAAWAEAIDKASNGEIKLEVYSNAVLGYERELIEGVQMGTIDFCTTSLGPFGSFAPQINVLSLPYIFKDVDHLIRVLDSGLSYKMNAYIEEQNVGFLSLGWICGGGRCFYTKKPVNSIADLANLKIRVMENDVYINMVNMVGAKAVPMAYGEVYSALQTGVLDGAENDFGAYYTQKHYEGAPYYALDVHTIDITGLLVSTKTWEKLSDADKTVLLQTLPAFIEAGRESWAKLTVDAKDAVQKVGATVTEVDKEEFKNAVTPMWETAVKEYGNEFFDFVMSVE, encoded by the coding sequence TTTAAGAAATCAATATTAGTAGTATCAATTTGTTTAGTTGCGGTATTTTTAGTATCATTATCAGCCTTAGCAGAACCGAGACTGGTACTTCGTTCTGGTGACGACAGCACTGAAGAATACCCATATCATATAGCCTTCGCTGCCTGGGCAGAAGCAATAGATAAAGCAAGCAATGGGGAAATTAAACTTGAAGTTTATTCCAATGCAGTTTTAGGATACGAAAGAGAATTAATTGAAGGCGTGCAGATGGGTACCATAGATTTTTGTACCACCTCTTTGGGACCTTTTGGTAGTTTTGCTCCACAGATTAATGTGTTAAGCCTTCCCTATATATTTAAAGATGTAGATCATCTTATTAGAGTTCTTGATTCTGGATTATCATACAAAATGAATGCCTATATTGAAGAACAGAATGTCGGTTTTTTAAGCTTGGGTTGGATATGTGGAGGAGGAAGATGCTTCTATACTAAAAAACCGGTAAATAGCATAGCGGATCTGGCTAATTTAAAAATCAGAGTCATGGAAAATGATGTCTATATTAATATGGTGAACATGGTTGGAGCAAAAGCGGTTCCTATGGCTTACGGTGAGGTTTATAGTGCTCTACAAACAGGAGTCTTGGATGGGGCTGAGAACGATTTCGGCGCTTATTATACTCAGAAACATTATGAGGGAGCACCTTATTATGCTTTAGATGTGCATACTATTGATATAACTGGATTACTGGTTAGCACCAAAACCTGGGAAAAACTATCCGATGCTGATAAGACAGTATTGTTGCAAACATTACCAGCTTTCATAGAGGCAGGACGTGAATCCTGGGCAAAATTGACTGTTGATGCAAAAGATGCGGTACAAAAAGTAGGTGCCACCGTTACTGAGGTTGATAAGGAAGAATTCAAGAATGCTGTTACTCCAATGTGGGAAACTGCTGTCAAAGAATATGGAAATGAGTTTTTCGATTTTGTAATGTCAGTAGAGTAA